A single window of Athene noctua chromosome 1, bAthNoc1.hap1.1, whole genome shotgun sequence DNA harbors:
- the KCTD12 gene encoding BTB/POZ domain-containing protein KCTD12, translating into MALADSARGLPNGGGVSPAAGSGAAGSGAAAAGGWSTFPEIVELNVGGQVYVTRRCTVVSVRDSLLWRMFSQQQPSELPRDSKGRFFLDRDGFLFRYILDYLRDLQLVLPEHFPERSRLQREAEYFQLPDLARRLAQARAAAAAAARPAALHRDGSLCADEPPPPPLLGYLEAEPLEGGGSGAAASAPSPTASRSPSGGPLLTPSQSLDGAGGRRSGYITIGYRGSYTIGREAQADAKFRRVARITVCGKTALAKEVFGETLNESRDPDRPPERYTARYYLKFNFLEQAFDRLSEAGFRMAACSSTGTCAFAPEQGGPADDKIWTSYTEYVFCRD; encoded by the coding sequence ATGGCCCTGGCGGACAGCGCCCGCGGGCTGCCCAACGGCGGCGGCGTCtcgccggcggcgggcagcggggcggcggggagcggggcggcggcggcgggcggctggTCGACCTTCCCGGAGATCGTGGAGCTGAACGTGGGCGGGCAGGTGTACGTAACGCGGCGCTGCACCGTGGTCTCGGTGCGCGACTCCCTGCTCTGGCGCATGTTCTCGCAGCAGCAGCCCAGCGAGCTGCCCCGGGACAGCAAGGGCCGCTTCTTCCTCGACCGCGACGGCTTCCTCTTCCGCTACATCCTGGACTACCTGCGGGAcctgcagctggtgctgcccGAGCATTTCCCCGAGCGCAGCCGCCTCCAGCGGGAGGCCGAGTACTTCCAGCTGCCCGACTTGGCTCGCCGCCTGGCGCAGGctcgggccgccgccgccgccgccgcccgccccgccgccctgcACCGCGACGGCTCGCTCTGCGCCgacgagccgccgccgccgccgctcctcggCTACCTGGAGGCCGAGCCGCTGGAAGGAGGCGGCAGCGGTGCCGCGGCGTCCGCCCCGTCGCCCACCGCCAGCCGCAGCCCCTCGGGCGGGCCGCTGCTGACGCCCTCGCAGTCGCTGGACGGGGCCGGCGGGCGACGCTCGGGCTACATCACCATCGGCTACCGGGGCTCCTACACCATCGGGCGGGAGGCGCAGGCCGACGCCAAGTTCCGGCGGGTGGCCCGCATCACCGTCTGCGGCAAGACGGCGCTGGCCAAGGAGGTCTTCGGGGAGACGCTGAACGAGAGCCGCGACCCCGACCGCCCTCCCGAGCGCTACACCGCCCGCTACTACCTCAAGTTCAACTTCCTCGAGCAAGCCTTCGACCGCCTCTCCGAGGCCGGCTTCCGCATGGCCGCCTGCTCCTCCACCGGCACCTGCGCCTTCGCCCCCGAGCAGGGCGGTCCTGCCGATGACAAGATCTGGACCAGCTACACCGAGTATGTCTTCTGCCGGGACTGA